In the genome of Centropristis striata isolate RG_2023a ecotype Rhode Island chromosome 6, C.striata_1.0, whole genome shotgun sequence, the window aaacacaaaaggaagcAAAACTGAAAGGAATTTGAAATTCCTAAGGGAAAACTCAGAAACAAACTTAAATTTAGAAAGTGTCACTTTTATAACAgggttaattaaaaaacattgacTGCCTCTAATTCCTTTATTTGCATTGCAAAGCATTTAACTGATTCATTCATCGGGTTTCAAGTTGGTCCATCACGATAACCTAATTTTATCAGACAATAAATTGTTCCAGGAATAAAATGGCGATTgcaatattgtcattttaaggtATTTAATAACACTGATAATACtattaataaaaatgcaattacaCACTGTCAAAGAGCAAGTGTGTGAGGAAGAAACTCCGACATAGAGAGCAGATTAAAAAAGTCTGGAAATGTTCGGGAAAACCCTGCTGTACTAAAATGTTGGTGACATTGTTAATATGAACAAAAGGCCATGTCATACAATATATGGCCTCAATAACTTTTGCTGAGCTCTTTAAGTTGTatataatattgtaattttggtaattctgcaaCATATGCAATGTCGAAggtgcagaaaacacaaaatgtattttctatatttatcaGATATGAGTAGAAGAATCCTGTCTGCCAACACGCTAGGATATTGATGCTTATCCTTCCTTATTTCTTTACAACTAGTGATCCCCAAGGTGACCAAGCACCTGCTGTCCAACCCCGTGTTCACCTGCATCATCCTGGCCGCCTGCATGGAGATCGCCGTCGTCGCCGGCTTTGCAGCCTTCCTAGGGAAATACCTCGAGCAGCAGTTCAATCTCACCACCAGCTCAGCGAACCAGCTGTTAGGTCTGTGTTCAAAGCAAACACCCACATATACTTTATACAGTTTACCAGTATAATAAACAGGTTttgtttaacttttatttttttaggcatGACCGCCATTCCATGTGCATGTCTGGGGATCTTTATGGGCGGTCTGCTGGTGAAGAAGCTGAACCTGTCTGCGCTGGGAGCCATCCGCATGGCAATGCTGGTCAACCTGATCTCCACCGCCTGCTACGTCTCCTTCCTGTTCCTGGGCTGCGACACCGGACCGGTCGCAGGAGTCACAGTCACATACGGAAACGAGTAAGAGAGATGCTGGATATATGGCTGCCATTTGTATTTAAGGTTTAGGGCAGTGCcaagataaataataatggtTGTGATTTGAGGATAGCAGAAAAcacataacattattattataaaagttATACTAAATTTTTCAGAGTTTCcccactatttttttttttcttggaaggAATATATTTTGATTTAACTGATGACAATGATCAGTACAGGTAGACATGTCTTCATTTTAAAGGGGTTTTACAGGTCAAAATAAGTGTGGAGGCTGTGTGTTAGATCAgtattgtgattattattatgataatagtTCATATGACTTTATGACACATTCACCTAGTCGAGCTGTGTTAAATGTGTCTGGTTTCACAAAGTTTAACTTCCTGGAAAACGGGTCTTATTACAGGCTCTGGTTGTCCAAGATTTTCCGGTTTGGCTAAGTCACTTTTCATGACAAAGCTGGTTTTGTAACCAATCACATGCAACTGCAGCATATCAGAAACAGAGtattgttttgagtttgtaaaatTAGATTAAACAAATCTTCCCAAGGAGAATGTTTCAGTCGAGAATCAGTAGAGAAAGCTCTATCTTATAAACAGTAATGTGTAATTGTATTATTGTACACTCTTGGCAATTCAAGTGAGTTTTTATACCATGGGTTTTGAATTTGTGTCCTATCATATGAACGCTGCCATTCTAATGAATAAACACAAGCCGTAAACAACATTAACGCAGTGAAAAGTTACACTGCTGCCAAGGTTAGAAGACTTTATTGGAGGTGAGAGCTGCAGAGGGtcttaatgtgtaaataaaaattCTTATCACTGCCGGTCACCGGGGCACAGTGGGCTTACTTTTTATTCAAAACAACTTTGTGTCATCTCATCGAGTCTATAAAAAGATTTTCTATTCAGTAAGTGGCCTCAAGTTGCTCGTGGCAGCACAGACTGAATACAAATGCAACAGACTTCACTGAATCAGTCACTGGAGCTGTGAAATAGTTTTAGGGTTAAAACAGGACATTTCATTCACTCCTGTATTCCTGAGTCATAATGAATGACACTCCTTTGTCACCGTTCATAGCTTTCAAATATTActgttgatatttttgttttgtttaacagACATCATAAAATGTCTCATAAAACCTTTGGCTTCAAATAAAAGTGTCTAAATTTGGTAAAATTGTGATTCAAATAGAGCATTTCTGGTCAAATACGAAGCAAACAGTAAAAAGCAAATCTGACATTCAGGCATCTGATGTCATGTAGTGATAGAAAACTGAGTATTTGGAGGAATTAGACTGTTGGGacaatcaaaaaaagacatgtggAGGCATGAGAGgcattttttcattctttttttaatccagcAAACAATGAATAGATCAATGAAAGTAATTATTTGCAGACCTAATCAATTAGGGGGGGGTCTTTTTCacagtaaatataataaaaaagacacgcaAAAGCACTCGATAACCAGtcgtatttattattatttctgtgtgAAAGCAGATTTATTTTTCCCTCTGTGGAGGTCCTGTAGAAATACTGACTTTAGGGCTTCTCAACTTTTCATTTTGGTATCCTGCACCAGCCAGCAGGTTAGCCATGCAGTGCAGTTTCCATGGAGATGTTAAAAGTGGACCATAGTATCACTGATAAAGAGTGCCTCTTCGATTTTGTTTGTGCCACATACAGATATAGTTTATACTTACAGTAGGAGAGGATGCTCaggtttctctctgtgtctctgttcaGGACTCTGCGGACGGGCGAGAAGCCAGAAGCTCAGTGCATCAGTCACTGCAGCTgcttcacctcctccatcagCCCTGTGTGCGGCTCCAACGGCGTCACCTACTTGTCTGCCTGCTTGGCTGGCTGCTCCGGATCAGGAGGCCCTCGAACCTCGTCCAACATCTCCCAGGTCATTACCTGAAGACTTAGTAGTAGTAGAGATTGGTAGCCTTAATCTTCTGATTCtatcacaaaaaaatcactaaattaattaaaaaaaggcacacaccTTTCTCCCTCATGTTCTATAAGTCCCTGTATTTCACACTTCTGTCGTCAGCTATCACATTCTGGGCAATCAAGTGGTGCTGTGGTTGTTTCCAGATCAGATGCCGACTGCAGATTAGTGTCTTTTATATTCAAATCACATGCAGGGAGAATTTCTCTCAGCTCAGCAGCACTGAATATTACTTTTAGTGCCGAAGCAgtacttttttctatttttttaagtgcCAATATAAAGTACAGGTCGATACATCCACACTAATATGTTTTCATGGAGGATCTCCGTCCTCACAAGCATTTTAGCCCCATTACAGAAATATTCCCCATCAAAAATAACATGCCTGAAAATGCTTATTACAGACAAACAGTCGATAATGCTGCAGGACACGAGAACATCTActtgttttatttcctttttatcatAATACCTTGTTATGTttttaacatacagtcatggaaaaattattagaccaccatttttcttcaatttcctgttcattttaatgcctggtacaataatacccaaaatcattatcaagaaaaccaaggaaaatggctagatatcagctcttaaattaaactcttatgagctatttttgttgttatcattatatttgtccaaacaaatgtacccttagttgtaccaggcattaaaatgaacaagaaattgaagaaaacaagggtggtctaatatttttttccatgactgtatgtaacaACATATTATCTTATGTTTTTATCTTACCCAGCAGTATTTTCAAATGTCTCCAACTTAGGTGTTTGGAAACGCAGTAGTGTAGATGCAAGTTGTAAACGAATCAAAACATATGCATTTCAAAACATTGTATATGTGACTGTAACATTGCTGTGCACCAGTTAAATAAGATTTACTGTGATTAGATTTACTTGTTCAATGGTTCTAATATGAAGCCCCTCGTCTTCACTTCTCAGAACCTGACCGGATGTGGTTGTGTATCCTCTGAAAGTGAATCTGCCACAGCAGTTCCGGGGAAATGTCCGACACCAGGCTGCCAGGACTCTTTCCTCATCTTTCTGTGTGTGATCTGTGCCTGCAGCCTGATTGGAGCCATGGCCCAGACGCCCTCTGTTATCATCCTAATCAGGTATGTTTGTGgatatatgagtgtgtgtgtgcagtgtttgTGAATAGGGGTGTTCATGCACAGAATCTATAAGGACAACACAACAGTAATTTATTGCATCTGCTTCTCCTGAAGGACTGTGAGCCCTGAGCTGAAATCCTACGCACTTGGAGTGTTGTTTCTTTTGCTACGACTGCTCGGTAAGAACTTTTATCAGATAACACATTAATTTCAGATACTACGCTTCTGTGTCAATACTCAAGCTTGTGGCATTTGCCACAGAATCGTTAATAGCTTGCAGGTTTAACAGAGCTCACTGGGACACGCTAAGATAACGCCAATACAGGCCTCGATCGATCTGAGGTGCtttgttggttttatttatttccacataGAGACAAATTGGTTCAACTACACAGTATTAGAGGTGATGACACTGGGAAAACAAAGGCAGATTCAGGAAATGAGAGGAGTAATGGTATTAAAAAATTCAAACTCTAGAAGCATGCAGGTtgatttttacaggttttaagaGTGAGAtaagtttatatttttaatattttatcttcTGCCTGTTGAGTGTTGGTGCTGGGACGAATGTATTTTTCCAaactattttctgtttttaagagCAATTGTTCGAGGTTTGGGGAAAAATTTGCTGTCTCACAGTTAGAAGAAAATTTTTACTTTCAGACAGAACAAAGCGAGCCGTTTTCCCCTGTTTCaaatctttatgctaagctaaagaAAATAGTGTTTACTGCACATATCTCCTATCATCTAAGTTTTTgcaaaaaggcaaataaaaatattttccataatGTCAAAATATCTTATTAAGAAGGAAACATTGAACAAGAAGTAtcaggaaaagagaaaaaaagatgtttgtggAGGCAAAAAAAGAGTTTGAATGCTCAGTCAGTGCTTCTGTTTTACAGGATTTATCCCCCCTCCTCTAATCTTCGGTGCTGGGATCGACTCTACTTGCCTTTTCTGGAGCTCAGACTGCGGTGATCGGGGTGCATGCCTGCTGTACGACAACGTAGCTTACAGGCACCTGTACGTGAGCCTCGCCATCATCCTCAAGGGCGTTGCTTTCCTCCTCTACAGCACCACGTGGTACTGCTTACGCAGAAACTACAAGAAGTACATTAAAAGTCACGAGGGCTACTTGACGCCGACTGAGTTTTACCCCTCGCTCACAGACGGCCCCAAACTAGTGGACAGGACAAAGTTTATATATAACCTAGAGGACCACGAGTTTTGTGAAAATATGGAGTCAGTTTTATAGTATGTTATGCAAGAAAAGGACAATAAGGACATTCATATTCTCTCAGAGGaatattttattcttcttttcttaaaaggataaaacaaaatggtttttttttggttttttttaataaaggcaATCTATTTAACGGCCCCTTCAGGTCACAGGAGGTGTTCTCCACCGCGATCCACGTCCTCGGTAAACATTCAAGGGTCCATTTTATTCGTTTACGTATCAGCGAGGTGTTGTCCAGTGTTGCCGGTGAATTCCTGTGTTGACTCGGTGGTAGAAGGCAGACTACAGTACTGTCTGGCTCAGTCCTAGTCGATTTTAGTGAGTGGACATGATGCTATTACAACTATAGTTGCCATATCGTTTTAGGTCTGTCATGATTCCAGTGGTCTGTGTGAAAAATGACAGTTTCCTTTCAGCCAGTGCACTGTGTGTCCTGTCTGTCACTCTCTCAAAAATGAGATTTTTATGAtaataattgtttaaaaaaaaggtttgggtGGTTCTTCAgttattcatatttaaaagtTGCCAAGTGTTTACAGACTAATAGTTCAGTTAATGCATTGTATTACAATGCAGGAAGGTTTCTTCTAAAGAGAGAACAGAAACACCCTGACGGGTTATTTTAGTGGCCTATTAGATGTTTTAACTGTCAGAAGATTTAAGTCTAATAACTTAAAACAAAGTAGTGTTTTCATGTCATCTTGCACTGTTGAGTTTCTCGTTCTCTTGCTGGATCACAGCCACTGTTTTTGATACTGTTTAGACTAGACGTGAAGTCTTGTCTCATAGGTGCAAATGTGCAATTCATATCTGATACATTCATGTTTATTACTAGTTTTGTGTCAGACTGcaggtttgtttgttcattatagcagtttgtttcatttccatgtgtgtttttacatctgCAGAGTTTGTTCAGCCTAACGCGTCTTAATAAGGGATTATTCAAATAAGAatgttaattatattttattttgacttttgcaCCTAGTGGAAGAGCAAAATCAAGAGTAATATTTCTATGTGTTTGGACATTCAAGTCAAAAGAGATGAGGAGTAATATATTAGTTTGATTACAGTAGGGCCAGAATGTTTTATTAGATtgtatttgaaatatatataatctaattGTTTGAGATGTGCGTGTCTGATGTCACAGAAGATTTGGGACAATTCATAGCGATGAAAGTGATATGTTGCATTATTGgggcaaaacaaaataaaccagGCCTGTAATATCTGGGGTAACTGTTACAGAAAGGCTACAggagtttgtgtgtgcagtgtcaACAAGTTAAGCAACACAAAGAACACTGAAATTATTCCTGGACATGTATTTGAACACTTTAACGCAACTCGGCACATACTGTACAACCTGTTCCTCTACTGATCTCTCTGCATTTACAGTTTTGACATTGTCCCTTTTCTTACACTTTTTGTATGGCAACATATCGTTTATTTTACTctggaaataaattatttttcagaaaataaaatcaAGTTTGAGGTGATTTTGCATTCTTTTtcatagacttttttttattttgaaatggaaCAGTTCGAAATGCATTTAGTATCTTTCATTCTGATGTAAACCTACAAACAACAGATTCCTGTTATGTGTCAAGAAACATTTCAGAAGAATGCTCGGCTTTGAGCTACATGTTGTATAgtattacattattttccataagCTACCCTCTTTAACATTTAAACAAGTGTTGAAGCACCATTAAGGGAAGAGCATGAAGTTCAGTCTGTTCACGGCTCATCATCCAGAATATTCTCAATATTGTACTTACTCCGTAAGATGTGGAGTATTGACCTGGAAATTAATGGACCACACAGACTTATGATATTTTGATTCCCACAGCAGATTTACAGCTCCTAGTTCAGCTTTTATCTTTTATCATCAGGTCACTGTTCATAAAGGAGCGAATTTGAGAGGCTGTAAAATATAATGCTAGATATTAAATAAATTGCTCCACATGTTCTCAGTTAAATCAGTGAATGTGTGAGCAGTTGTCAATAAGAAAAGCAAAGATTCCTGTCATCCGCCCATCTGGGTTGTGATTCTCTTTAAGACTCTTATTTGAcgtgatattttaattttaactgaTCAATTTATCGATTCTCTCACAGCAAATACTGCTGagggaagatgaagaagaaggcCGAGGCAAGTGTATTTGTGTTGCAGGAGAATAAACGTCACAGCACAGCTACAGTGCAGGACAAACTATGAATAATGAATATCTcacatttattgattttaaagaaCTCAGAGTTGGAACAGATATCAAGTTTTCTGGcagtttgttccagatatgtgCTACATAAAAAACTGAATGCTGCTTCTCCAAGTTTACTTTTGACTCTGGGGACAGTAAGCAGAACTGAGCCAGACGATCTGAGAGGTTTTAACGCACATAACAGCAGCAGATCAAAAATTATTTGTGGCCTTAAAACCAGTTGATGCTTTAAAAACCAACAgttgtattttaaaatcacttttGACAAACAGAGAGTCAGTGTAAAGACCTGAAGACTCCACTCTCCCGCTCTTAGAGttcaaaatcaaacaattatcATAATGTAGATtaattgtctttctttttgaaCAGGATAGATACATTGTTTCATATTAAAATCATTAGTAAGGTACTTAAGTGTTGTCTTTTCTCTTTATAAAGACTGGAtattgacttgggacttgacaaGAAAAATGACTTGGGATTTAGTTGAGACTTGAGTGAGATATCTGGATGCAGCTgtttgatcacatttttatacattaaaacattattagtCTACATGTTTCTAAATTCTGCAGAAGCATAaaccctttctttttttaatctacagCTCCACCAACTGTGAGGTAACATCTGCATAATGCTATGGATTTGCATCAAAAAAATTGGATTTgtactaaaataatatttttttttgcttttctttgcaCCTGATAATCATTTTTGGCACATGCATACACGACCTTATCCTAAATTATTGAGTTTCGACTGGAACATCTTGTCCATGTGATCAAACAGCATGAAATATGAGATGACATTTCTTTGTAGCCAACAACCACATccccaaaatatatatatatataaaggtcaCTCGCCACATTCCAACAAAGAACCTTTCACACCTGCACACAGCCAATTAGAGGCTGACCTGAGTCAGTCTGCGCTGCACAGGGTCACAGGGGTTTGGTTTAGTGCATGTGGTTATGTTGCTTTTACACGTGCACACTTTATGCGCTGTGAAT includes:
- the slco3a1a gene encoding solute carrier organic anion transporter family member 3A1 isoform X2 codes for the protein MALGALLSALPEFLTKQYEIGEMWRTDVGRDVCSNTSSIDAQKAEDILCDNRTNTNMMYLLLIGAQVLLGIGATPVQPLGVSYIDDHVKKKDSSLYIGILFSTLVFGPACGFILGSLCTKFYVDAIFIDTEKLGITPEDPRWIGAWWAGFLLCGALLFTSALFMFGFPQSLPTKEREEGADSEQVMLPPSLSADYETPKPSNGVVRNHEPANSPTCCQQLRVIPKVTKHLLSNPVFTCIILAACMEIAVVAGFAAFLGKYLEQQFNLTTSSANQLLGMTAIPCACLGIFMGGLLVKKLNLSALGAIRMAMLVNLISTACYVSFLFLGCDTGPVAGVTVTYGNETLRTGEKPEAQCISHCSCFTSSISPVCGSNGVTYLSACLAGCSGSGGPRTSSNISQNLTGCGCVSSESESATAVPGKCPTPGCQDSFLIFLCVICACSLIGAMAQTPSVIILIRTVSPELKSYALGVLFLLLRLLGFIPPPLIFGAGIDSTCLFWSSDCGDRGACLLYDNVAYRHLYVSLAIILKGVAFLLYSTTWYCLRRNYKKYIKSHEGYLTPTEFYPSLTDGPKLVDRTKFIYNLEDHEFCENMESVL
- the slco3a1a gene encoding solute carrier organic anion transporter family member 3A1 isoform X1, which translates into the protein MQVKKHRDSDQSGGNMLEGDGLRKNSSCFSNIKIFLISECALMLAQGTVGAYLVSVLTTLERRFNLQSADVGVIASSFEIGNLALILFVSYFGAKAHRPRLIGCGGIVMALGALLSALPEFLTKQYEIGEMWRTDVGRDVCSNTSSIDAQKAEDILCDNRTNTNMMYLLLIGAQVLLGIGATPVQPLGVSYIDDHVKKKDSSLYIGILFSTLVFGPACGFILGSLCTKFYVDAIFIDTEKLGITPEDPRWIGAWWAGFLLCGALLFTSALFMFGFPQSLPTKEREEGADSEQVMLPPSLSADYETPKPSNGVVRNHEPANSPTCCQQLRVIPKVTKHLLSNPVFTCIILAACMEIAVVAGFAAFLGKYLEQQFNLTTSSANQLLGMTAIPCACLGIFMGGLLVKKLNLSALGAIRMAMLVNLISTACYVSFLFLGCDTGPVAGVTVTYGNETLRTGEKPEAQCISHCSCFTSSISPVCGSNGVTYLSACLAGCSGSGGPRTSSNISQNLTGCGCVSSESESATAVPGKCPTPGCQDSFLIFLCVICACSLIGAMAQTPSVIILIRTVSPELKSYALGVLFLLLRLLGFIPPPLIFGAGIDSTCLFWSSDCGDRGACLLYDNVAYRHLYVSLAIILKGVAFLLYSTTWYCLRRNYKKYIKSHEGYLTPTEFYPSLTDGPKLVDRTKFIYNLEDHEFCENMESVL